A window of the Anoplopoma fimbria isolate UVic2021 breed Golden Eagle Sablefish chromosome 17, Afim_UVic_2022, whole genome shotgun sequence genome harbors these coding sequences:
- the LOC129106278 gene encoding LOW QUALITY PROTEIN: protein TMEPAI-like (The sequence of the model RefSeq protein was modified relative to this genomic sequence to represent the inferred CDS: deleted 2 bases in 1 codon), translated as MMVMVVVITCLLNHYRLSARSLLSRHAPARSRHLPLANEGSLWSSEAPGTNSGLNEHQVYNPRPPDRVYLQREPQHTHSQTQSQSQTQSQSLPPLQSQRFQHTYAPSRFQPTYPYLPQSLIDLPPTICLSDGEEPPPYQGPCTLQLRDPEQQMELNRESVRAPPNRTVFDSHPITPSSSCLQASLQAPPPSVHSGVSVLEAQEASSRHQKQGSRVEGAPPTYSEVIGHYYHPTSHNHRTVSSPPPSSLIHGLLRPPPQQRGNVDNRNARNTKEKSQKPQQV; from the exons atgatggtgatggtggtggtcaTCACCTGTCTGCTGAACCACTACCGCCTATCAGCACGCTCCCTCCTCTCCAGACACGCCCCCGCACGCAGCAGACACCTGCCATTGGCCAAC gaggGGAGTCTGTGGTCTTCTGAGGCTCCGGGGACAAACAGCGGTCTAAACGAG CACCAGGTGTACAACCCTCGCCCTCCAGACAGAGTCTACCTGCAGAGGGAGCCTCAGCACACCCACTCTCAGACCCAGTCCCAGTCCCAGACCCAGTCCCAGTCCCTGCCTCCGCTGCAGTCCCAGCGCTTCCAGCACACCTACGCTCCGAGTCGCTTCCAGCCGACGTACCCCTACCTGCCCCAGAGCCTCATCGAC CTCCCCCCCACCATCTGCCTCTCGGACGGGGAGGAGCCTCCGCCCTACCAGGGACCCTGCACCCTGCAGCTCCGAGACCCAGAGCAACAGATGGAGCTGAACCGCGAGTCGGTCCGAGCGCCGCCCAACAGAACAGTGTTCGACTCCCATCCCATCACCCCGTCCAGCTCCTGTCTGCAGGCCAG TCTGCAGGCTCCTCCTCCGAGCGTCCATTCGGGGGTCAGTGTTCTAGAAGCCCAGGAGGCCTCGTCCCGGCATCAGAAGCAGGGCTCTCGAGTGGAGGGAGCTCCTCCGACCTACAGCGAGGTGATCGGACACTACTACCACCCGACCTCCCACAACCACCGGACTGTGTCGTCCCCGCCCCCGTCCTCGCTCATACACGGCCTGCTCCGACCGCCGCCACAGCAGCGGGGAAACGTGGACAACAGGAACGCGAGGAATACGAAGGAGAAATCCCAGAAGCCCCAGCAGGTGTGA